One stretch of Miscanthus floridulus cultivar M001 chromosome 18, ASM1932011v1, whole genome shotgun sequence DNA includes these proteins:
- the LOC136519726 gene encoding CDPK-related kinase 3-like: protein MGQCYGKAGGGSSRADHDADLAGAGAVAVAPPSPLPANGAPQAPPPPATPRRRKSGSTTPVHHQAATPGGGGAWPSPLPAGVSPSPARSTPRRFFKRPFPPPSPAKHIKATLAKRLGGGKPKEGTIPEEGGVGAGAGAAVGDADSAEAERPLDKTFGFAKNFGAKYDLGKEVGRGHFGHTCSAVVKKGEFKGHTVAVKIISKAKMTTAISIEDVRREVKILKALSGHNNLVKFYDACEDALNVYVVMELCEGGELLDRILARGGRYTEEDAKAIVVQILSVVSFCHLQGVVHRDLKPENFLFTTRGESAPMKLIDFGLSDFIRPDERLNDIVGSAYYVAPEVLHRSYSMEADIWSIGVITYILLCGSRPFWARTESGIFRSVLRADPNFDDSPWPSVSAEAKDFVKRFLNKDYRKRMTAVQALTHPWLRDEQRQIPLDILIFRLVKQYLRATPLKRLALKALSKALREDELLYLRLQFKLLEPRDGFVSLDNFRTALTRYLTDAMRESRVLEFLHALEPLAYRKMDFEEFCAAAISPYQLEALERWEEIAGTAFQHFEQEGNRVISVEELAQELNLAPTHYSIVQDWIRKSDGKLNFLGFTKFLHGVTIRGSNTRRH, encoded by the exons ATGGGGCAGTGCTACGGGAAGGCGGGCGGCGGGTCGTCGCGGGCGGACCACGACGCCGAcctcgcgggggcgggggcggtcgCGGTCGCGCCGCCGTCCCCGCTCCCGGCCAACGGCGCGccgcaggcgccgccgccgcccgccacgCCCAGGCGCCGCAAGTCCGGATCGACCACGCCGGTGCACCACCAGGCGGCCACGCCCGGCGGGGGCGGCGCCTGGCCCAGCCCGCTCCCCGCGGGCGTGTCGCCGTCGCCCGCCCGGTCCACGCCCCGGAGGTTCTTCAAGCGGCCCTTCCCGCCGCCCTCCCCCGCCAAGCACATCAAGGCCACGCTCGCGAAGCGGCTCGGCGGGGGCAAGCCCAAGGAGGGCACCATACCGGAGGAGGGCGGCGttggcgccggcgccggtgcgGCTGTCGGCGACGCCGATTCCGCCGAGGCCGAGCGCCCGTTGGACAAGACGTTTGGCTTCGCCAAGAACTTTGGGGCCAAGTACGACCTCGGGAAGGAGGTCGGGAGGGGCCACTTTGGCCACACCTGCTCCGCCGTCGTCAAGAAGGGCGAGTTCAAGGGCCATACCGTTGCCGTCAAGATCATCTCCAAAGCTAAG ATGACAACGGCCATTTCCATTGAAGATGTTCGTAGGGAAGTCAAGATTTTGAAAGCTCTATCAGGGCACAATAATCTCGTCAAATTCTATGATGCATGTGAGGACGCCCTCAATGTCTACGTTGTCATGGA ATTATGTGAAGGTGGAGAGTTGCTAGATAGAATTTTAGCCAG AGGTGGGAGATATACAGAAGAAGATGCCAAAGCGATCGTTGTACAGATTTTGAGCGTAGTGTCCTTCTGTCATCTTCAGGGAGTAGTGCATCGTGATTTGAAGCCTGAG AATTTTCTTTTCACAACAAGAGGTGAAAGCGCTCCTATGAAGTTGATTGACTTTGGTCTGTCTGATTTTATTAGACCAG ATGAAAGGCTCAATGATATTGTTGGAAGCGCGTATTATGTCGCTCCGGAGGTTCTACACAGATCATACAGTATGGAAGCAGACATTTGGAGTATAGGTGTCATAACATACATTCTGCTCTGTGGCAGTCGGCCATTTTGGGCAAGGACAGAGTCTGGGATCTTCCGGTCCGTACTGAGGGCTGATCCCAACTTTGACGATTCACCATGGCCTTCAGTATCTGCTGAAGCTAAGGATTTTGTGAAGAGATTTCTGAACAAGGATTACCGCAAAAGAATGACTGCTGTCCAAGCACTGA CTCACCCTTGGTTACGAGATGAACAAAGGCAAATTCCATTGGACATACTCATTTTCAGATTAGTTAAGCAATATCTTCGTGCTACTCCTCTTAAACGTTTGGCATTAAAG GCACTATCTAAGGCTTTAAGGGAGGATGAACTTTTGTATCTTAGATTGCAGTTTAAGCTGCTTGAACCCAGGGATGGGTTCGTATCACTTGACAACTTTCGAACG GCTCTGACAAGATACTTAACTGATGCTATGAGAGAATCAAGGGTTCTTGAGTTTTTGCATGCG TTGGAACCACTTGCATACAGAAAGATGGACTTTGAAGAATTCTGTGCTGCAGCAATCAGCCCGTACCAGCTTGAGGCTTTGGAAAGGTGGGAAGAAATTGCTGGAACAGCTTTTCAGCACTTTGAACAAGAGGGCAACCGAGTTATATCGGTTGAGGAATTAGCACAG GAACTAAATCTCGCGCCGACCCATTACTCCATCGTGCAAGACTGGATCAGAAAGTCGGACGGCAAGCTTAACTTTCTTGGGTTTACCAAATTTTTGCATGGCGTCACAATACGGGGCTCAAATACAAGACGACACTAA